A window of Streptomyces armeniacus contains these coding sequences:
- a CDS encoding MarR family winged helix-turn-helix transcriptional regulator, translating to MVRPSELVEYEHMLLSRHGHLSKNKGRRTDSRLERSAYVLLSRIRMQGPMSIGELSDAFGLDASTLNRQTAAALRAGLVERIPDPEGRMARKFRVTEEGERQLDEEREGNVHGLERVMADWSDEDIAAFAGYLRRFNADIERLDGRPWPRP from the coding sequence ATGGTCAGGCCCTCGGAGCTGGTGGAGTACGAGCACATGCTGCTCAGCAGGCACGGCCACCTGAGCAAGAACAAGGGGCGGCGCACGGACAGCCGCCTGGAGCGCAGCGCGTACGTCCTGCTCAGCCGCATCCGGATGCAGGGCCCGATGTCGATCGGCGAACTCAGCGACGCCTTCGGCCTGGACGCCTCCACCCTCAACCGGCAGACGGCCGCCGCCCTGCGCGCCGGACTCGTCGAGCGCATCCCGGACCCGGAGGGGCGGATGGCCCGCAAGTTCCGGGTCACCGAGGAGGGCGAGCGGCAGCTGGACGAGGAGCGCGAGGGCAACGTGCACGGCCTGGAGCGCGTCATGGCGGACTGGTCGGACGAGGACATCGCGGCCTTCGCGGGATATCTGAGGCGGTTCAACGCCGACATCGAGCGGCTCGACGGGCGGCCCTGGCCGAGGCCCTGA
- a CDS encoding SDR family NAD(P)-dependent oxidoreductase gives MTTTLITGANKGLGHETARRLVAAGHTVYAGSRDPQRGRRAAERLGARLVVLDVTDDASVAAAAEAVEADGGLDVLVNNAGVEARTPDGGVPGAAGTTGGGMRTLFETNVFGVVRVTHAFLPLLLRSAAPAVVNVSSGLASKTLVSTPGTPAYGYPGVAYPASKAALNMVTVQYAKAFPGMRINAVEPGYTATDLNGNTGTQTVEEGAEIIVRMVQAGPDGPTGGYFDADGSLPW, from the coding sequence ATGACCACCACACTGATCACCGGAGCGAACAAGGGCCTCGGCCACGAGACCGCACGCCGGCTCGTCGCCGCCGGCCACACCGTCTACGCAGGCAGCCGCGACCCCCAACGCGGGCGCCGCGCCGCCGAGCGGCTGGGCGCGCGCCTGGTCGTCCTCGATGTCACCGACGACGCGTCCGTCGCGGCGGCGGCGGAGGCCGTCGAGGCGGACGGCGGACTGGACGTACTGGTCAACAACGCCGGCGTCGAGGCCCGTACGCCGGACGGCGGGGTGCCCGGCGCCGCCGGGACGACCGGCGGCGGGATGCGGACGCTGTTCGAGACGAACGTCTTCGGCGTGGTCCGCGTCACCCACGCCTTCCTGCCGCTGCTGCTGCGGTCCGCCGCACCGGCCGTGGTCAACGTCAGCAGCGGCCTCGCCTCCAAGACGCTGGTCAGTACGCCGGGCACGCCCGCGTACGGATACCCGGGTGTCGCCTATCCGGCGTCGAAGGCCGCGCTGAACATGGTCACCGTGCAGTACGCGAAGGCGTTCCCGGGCATGCGGATCAACGCCGTCGAGCCCGGTTACACCGCGACCGATCTGAACGGGAACACGGGCACGCAGACCGTCGAGGAGGGTGCGGAGATCATCGTCCGCATGGTGCAGGCGGGCCCGGATGGGCCGACGGGAGGCTACTTCGACGCCGACGGCAGCCTTCCCTGGTAG
- a CDS encoding helix-turn-helix transcriptional regulator codes for MATAEFGRAVRRWRDRVRPEAAGLPAGGGHRRAAGLRREELALLAGVSADYVTRLEQGRASHPSVQVVEALARALRLSRTERTHLFQLAGQAPPGPETVPAYITPSLQRMLDRMTGTPVAVYDASWTLLVANPPYAALMGDPSGRRGNERNAVWRNLVGPGTRVRHTPESRRAFEAALVGDLRTAAARYPADRRLRRLVAELRVHGDRFRELWDSGAVGRQEAARKTVDHPEAGAVTLDCDVLTVAGSDLRVMVYTAEPGTEDAERLALITVLGTQTLTG; via the coding sequence ATGGCGACGGCGGAGTTCGGACGGGCGGTGCGCCGCTGGCGGGACCGGGTGCGACCGGAGGCCGCGGGGCTGCCCGCGGGCGGCGGGCACCGGCGCGCGGCCGGGCTGCGCCGCGAGGAACTGGCCCTGCTGGCCGGGGTGTCCGCGGACTACGTGACCCGGCTCGAGCAGGGCCGCGCGTCCCACCCCTCGGTGCAGGTCGTCGAGGCGCTGGCGCGGGCGCTGCGGCTTTCGCGCACCGAGCGCACGCATCTGTTCCAGCTGGCCGGGCAGGCGCCGCCGGGGCCGGAGACGGTTCCCGCGTACATCACGCCGAGCCTCCAGCGGATGCTGGACCGGATGACGGGCACGCCCGTCGCGGTCTACGACGCGTCGTGGACCCTGCTCGTGGCCAACCCGCCGTACGCCGCGCTGATGGGCGATCCGTCCGGCCGGCGCGGCAACGAGCGCAACGCCGTGTGGCGCAACCTGGTCGGGCCGGGCACCCGCGTCCGGCACACGCCCGAGTCCCGGCGCGCCTTCGAGGCCGCACTGGTGGGCGACCTGCGTACGGCCGCCGCCCGCTACCCGGCCGACCGGCGGCTGCGGCGGCTGGTCGCGGAACTGCGGGTGCACGGCGACCGGTTCAGGGAGCTGTGGGACTCCGGCGCGGTCGGCCGGCAGGAGGCCGCGCGCAAGACCGTCGACCATCCGGAGGCGGGCGCGGTGACGCTGGACTGCGACGTGCTGACCGTGGCGGGCAGCGACCTGCGCGTCATGGTGTACACGGCCGAGCCGGGCACGGAGGACGCCGAACGCCTCGCGCTGATCACGGTGCTGGGCACGCAGACGCTCACGGGGTAG
- a CDS encoding TetR family transcriptional regulator: protein MPGTDQGTGTRERILRAAERLFVERGYHATALQEVADRVGITKPALYYHFDSKAAILGSLLDPVTDELEAVLAEAVAQRDSRGIAAVRATLITGWLDVFLRYRGTLATLFRDLATAPSGSYDRLLRTMEEGIGAGAGPGAGVAERIALAQAVSAITDPIALMPDLSDDVLREHLLTGAWRLLPDAAPSAEREPGPEPGPGPEPAPRTAPEGRTARGGRPRSLSRSDADLARALYASGAHTAGEIAARLGVSRATVYRVLKT from the coding sequence GTGCCGGGAACGGATCAGGGGACGGGGACGCGGGAGCGGATTCTCCGGGCGGCGGAGCGGCTGTTCGTCGAGCGCGGGTACCACGCGACGGCGCTGCAGGAGGTCGCCGACCGGGTGGGCATCACCAAGCCCGCGCTCTACTACCACTTCGACTCCAAGGCGGCGATCCTCGGCAGCCTGCTGGACCCCGTGACCGACGAGCTGGAAGCGGTGCTCGCCGAGGCCGTCGCCCAGCGGGACTCCCGCGGCATCGCGGCGGTGCGGGCCACGCTGATCACCGGCTGGCTGGACGTCTTCCTGCGCTACCGGGGCACGCTGGCCACCCTGTTCAGGGATCTGGCGACGGCCCCGTCCGGCTCGTACGACCGCCTGCTGCGGACGATGGAGGAGGGCATCGGGGCCGGGGCCGGGCCCGGCGCGGGTGTCGCCGAGCGGATCGCACTCGCGCAGGCCGTCTCCGCCATCACCGACCCGATCGCGCTGATGCCCGACCTGTCCGACGACGTCCTGCGGGAGCACCTGCTCACCGGCGCCTGGCGGCTGCTGCCGGACGCGGCCCCGAGCGCGGAGCGGGAACCAGGACCGGAGCCGGGACCGGGACCGGAGCCCGCCCCGCGTACGGCGCCGGAGGGCCGCACCGCGCGCGGCGGCCGGCCCCGTTCGCTCTCCCGGAGCGACGCCGACCTCGCCCGCGCGCTGTACGCCTCCGGCGCGCACACGGCCGGGGAGATCGCCGCGCGGCTGGGCGTCTCACGGGCGACGGTGTACCGCGTTCTCAAAACCTAG
- a CDS encoding ABC transporter ATP-binding protein: MPTNDPSPGGEPGTAISVHGLVKTFGEVRALDQLNLTARTGEVHGFLGPNGAGKSTTIRVLLGLLRKDSGHTALLGGDPWDDAVALHRRLAYVPGDVNLWPNLTGGEAIDLLGTLRGGLDEDLRRRLLDRFDLDAGKKMRTYSKGNRQKVALVAAFASDVELYILDEPTSGLDPLMEAVFQECVQELRRDGKTVLLSSHILAEVEKLCDRVSIIRDGRTVESGTLDELRHLTRTALSVETETPPDGLGALPGVHDLSVDGHHATFEVDTAELAPLHRHLAGLGVRALTSAPPTLEELFLRHYGDPSATARETAPAGAR, translated from the coding sequence GTGCCCACCAACGACCCCTCGCCCGGCGGCGAACCGGGCACCGCGATCAGCGTCCACGGCCTGGTGAAGACCTTCGGGGAGGTGAGGGCTCTCGATCAGCTGAACCTGACGGCCCGCACCGGCGAGGTGCACGGCTTCCTCGGCCCCAACGGCGCGGGCAAGTCCACCACCATCCGCGTCCTCCTGGGCCTACTGCGCAAGGACTCCGGGCACACTGCCCTGCTCGGCGGCGACCCCTGGGACGACGCCGTCGCGCTGCACCGCAGGCTGGCCTACGTGCCCGGCGACGTGAACCTGTGGCCGAACCTGACCGGCGGCGAGGCCATCGACCTGCTGGGCACCCTCCGCGGCGGCCTCGACGAAGACCTGCGGCGCCGGCTCCTCGACCGCTTCGACCTCGACGCGGGCAAGAAGATGCGCACCTACTCCAAGGGCAACCGGCAGAAGGTCGCCCTGGTCGCCGCCTTCGCCTCGGACGTGGAGCTGTACATCCTGGACGAGCCCACCTCCGGCCTGGACCCCCTGATGGAGGCCGTCTTCCAGGAGTGCGTGCAGGAGCTGCGCCGGGACGGCAAGACCGTCCTGCTCTCCAGCCACATCCTGGCCGAGGTGGAGAAGCTGTGCGACCGCGTCAGCATCATCCGCGACGGCCGCACCGTCGAGTCCGGCACCCTCGACGAGCTGCGGCACCTGACCCGTACGGCGCTCTCGGTCGAGACCGAGACGCCACCCGACGGGCTCGGCGCACTGCCCGGCGTGCACGATCTGAGCGTCGACGGCCACCACGCCACGTTCGAGGTGGACACCGCCGAGCTGGCCCCCCTGCACCGGCACCTGGCCGGACTCGGGGTACGTGCCCTGACCAGCGCGCCGCCCACACTGGAGGAACTGTTCCTGCGCCACTACGGCGATCCGTCGGCGACGGCTCGGGAGACGGCCCCGGCGGGTGCGCGGTGA
- a CDS encoding ABC transporter permease — protein sequence MSGLTATGVLTRLALRRDRIRLPVWLLALTALPASIADSITGLYDTPADRLENAQVRADNVVTRAFTGPAPGSSSGALSVSEGLVFTCVLVALMNILLVVRHTRQNEELGRSELVGSAAVGRHAGLTAALLVAALANVLLAAFSALALAGTGLPAAGSVLTGAALGGVGLAFAGIAAVAAQLTDGARAASGLAAIVLAGTFLLRAAGDAFGTTGPDGSTVDPAWPSWTSPLGWGQQLRPYGDGRLWPLALLLVFALITTSLAVWLSVHRDVGTGMLPARRGALRARPAMLRPLGLVWRLQRGVLLGWMAGIAVFGAVFGGIGDQVEDLFGSEKSADFVRDLGGEGSLVDAYFAGMTGLLGVIVAGFAVQALLRLRTDEENGPTEAVLATAVSRPHWLLAHAVAAVLGTVLVLAVLGLSTGLAYGAVSHDMSGALSDLLKTTLAQLAPTLVLAGLALAVFGLLPRLTAALAWAAFTVCLVIGQFGALLELPDTLIDISPYSHLPDLPAEPLTVMPLLAMTALAAALATAGVLGFRRRDLASGG from the coding sequence GTGAGCGGCCTGACGGCGACCGGTGTGCTGACCCGGCTCGCCCTGCGCCGCGACCGTATCCGGCTGCCGGTCTGGCTGCTCGCGCTCACCGCGCTGCCCGCCTCCATCGCGGACAGCATCACCGGGCTGTACGACACCCCCGCCGACCGCCTGGAGAACGCGCAGGTCCGCGCGGACAACGTGGTCACCCGCGCGTTCACCGGCCCGGCACCCGGGAGCAGTTCAGGGGCACTGAGCGTGTCCGAGGGGCTGGTGTTCACCTGCGTGCTCGTCGCGCTGATGAACATCCTGCTGGTCGTCCGGCACACCCGGCAGAACGAGGAACTGGGCCGCTCGGAACTGGTCGGCTCCGCCGCCGTGGGCAGGCACGCCGGACTGACCGCGGCCCTGTTGGTCGCCGCTCTCGCCAACGTACTGCTCGCCGCGTTCAGCGCCCTCGCCCTCGCCGGTACGGGGCTGCCCGCCGCCGGTTCGGTGCTGACGGGCGCTGCCCTCGGCGGTGTCGGGCTGGCCTTCGCCGGGATCGCGGCGGTCGCCGCGCAGCTGACCGACGGCGCCCGCGCCGCCTCCGGGCTGGCCGCGATCGTGCTCGCCGGCACCTTCCTGCTGCGCGCCGCAGGCGACGCCTTCGGCACCACGGGCCCGGACGGCAGCACCGTCGACCCGGCCTGGCCGAGCTGGACTTCACCGCTGGGCTGGGGCCAGCAGCTGCGCCCCTACGGCGACGGCCGACTGTGGCCGCTGGCGCTACTCCTGGTCTTCGCCCTGATCACCACCTCGCTCGCCGTCTGGCTCAGCGTCCACCGCGACGTCGGCACCGGCATGCTGCCCGCCCGCCGCGGCGCACTGCGGGCGCGGCCCGCCATGCTCCGCCCCCTCGGGCTGGTCTGGCGGCTCCAACGTGGCGTGCTGCTCGGCTGGATGGCGGGCATCGCGGTCTTCGGCGCCGTCTTCGGTGGCATCGGCGACCAGGTCGAGGACCTCTTCGGCAGCGAGAAGAGCGCCGACTTCGTACGCGACCTGGGCGGCGAAGGCAGCCTGGTGGACGCCTACTTCGCCGGCATGACGGGCCTCCTCGGAGTGATCGTCGCCGGCTTCGCCGTTCAGGCACTGCTCCGCCTGCGCACCGACGAGGAGAACGGCCCCACCGAGGCCGTCCTCGCCACCGCCGTAAGCCGACCCCACTGGCTGCTCGCCCACGCCGTTGCCGCCGTCCTCGGCACCGTACTGGTCCTCGCCGTCCTGGGACTGAGCACCGGCCTCGCCTACGGCGCGGTCTCCCACGACATGAGCGGCGCCCTCAGCGACCTGCTCAAGACAACGCTGGCCCAACTCGCGCCGACACTCGTCCTGGCCGGCCTCGCACTCGCCGTCTTCGGACTCCTGCCACGGCTGACAGCGGCACTGGCATGGGCGGCGTTCACCGTCTGCCTGGTCATCGGCCAGTTCGGAGCACTCCTCGAACTGCCCGACACACTCATCGACATCTCCCCCTACAGCCACCTCCCCGACCTCCCCGCCGAACCGCTGACAGTGATGCCGCTGCTGGCCATGACCGCACTCGCCGCCGCACTGGCCACCGCCGGAGTGCTCGGCTTCCGCCGCCGCGACCTCGCCTCCGGCGGCTGA
- a CDS encoding helix-turn-helix domain-containing protein yields the protein MARSELGAYLSARRARVSPGEANLPSTGHRRVPGLRREEVALLAGVSVDYYIRLEQGRERTPSAQVIDALAVALRLGEDARQHLFRLAGLSPRTRAVAVDDRVDPSLLQLMAAWPDNPAVVYNRAYDLLASNAIADALFHDWAHSRNLLHTVFTDPGARTFFREWHDVARNAVAGFRLGHGHAPDDPRVREVLTELLDSSPEFAGLWARHDARGKALDRKRFGHRDVGTLTLTMQTFDVRSSPGQELVVYHAEPGSPSAEALTLLGTLAATTRREA from the coding sequence ATGGCACGGTCCGAACTCGGCGCCTACCTCAGCGCCCGCCGGGCCCGGGTCAGCCCGGGCGAGGCGAACCTGCCCAGCACCGGTCACCGCCGCGTGCCCGGCCTGCGGCGCGAGGAGGTGGCCCTGCTGGCCGGGGTCAGTGTCGACTACTACATCCGGCTGGAGCAGGGCCGCGAACGTACGCCCTCGGCGCAGGTGATCGACGCGCTCGCGGTCGCGCTGCGGCTCGGCGAGGACGCACGGCAGCACCTGTTCCGGCTGGCCGGGCTCAGCCCGCGGACCCGGGCCGTCGCCGTGGACGACCGCGTCGACCCGAGCCTGCTGCAGCTCATGGCCGCCTGGCCGGACAACCCGGCCGTTGTCTACAACCGCGCGTACGACCTGCTGGCGTCGAACGCCATCGCCGACGCCCTCTTCCACGACTGGGCGCACTCGCGCAACCTCCTGCACACCGTGTTCACCGACCCCGGCGCCAGGACGTTCTTCCGGGAATGGCACGACGTCGCGCGCAACGCGGTCGCCGGTTTCCGGCTCGGCCACGGGCACGCGCCCGACGACCCGCGAGTACGGGAGGTGCTGACCGAACTGCTCGACAGCAGCCCCGAGTTCGCCGGGCTGTGGGCCCGCCACGACGCCCGCGGCAAGGCCCTCGACCGCAAGCGCTTCGGCCACCGCGACGTCGGGACGCTGACCCTCACCATGCAGACGTTCGACGTCCGCTCCAGCCCCGGCCAGGAACTCGTCGTCTACCACGCCGAACCCGGCTCGCCCTCGGCCGAGGCCCTGACCCTCCTCGGCACCCTCGCCGCCACCACGCGCCGCGAGGCCTGA
- a CDS encoding SDR family oxidoreductase: protein MTGASSGIGEAVAARTAGDGHHVVAGARRTDRLHALAERTAEAAARSGGSLHPVRLDVTDRADVAAFVGSARERFGRVDVLVGNAGVMPLSRLDALHTDEWDRMIDVNVRGLLHGIAAALPVFTAQGSGHFVTVASTGAHEVVPTGAVYCATKYAAWALTEGLRLECDPSVRVTTVSPGVVTSELADSITDEYTAQVMREYRAHAIPPEAVAGAVSYALAQPADVDVNEIVVRPVRQR from the coding sequence GTGACCGGCGCCAGCAGCGGCATCGGGGAGGCCGTCGCCGCCCGCACGGCCGGCGACGGGCACCACGTCGTCGCGGGCGCCCGGCGCACCGACCGGCTACACGCGCTGGCCGAGCGCACCGCGGAGGCGGCGGCCCGTTCCGGCGGCAGCCTCCACCCCGTACGGCTCGACGTGACCGACCGGGCGGACGTGGCCGCCTTCGTGGGCTCCGCCCGCGAACGGTTCGGCCGGGTCGACGTCCTCGTCGGCAACGCCGGCGTCATGCCGCTGTCCCGCCTGGACGCCCTGCACACGGACGAGTGGGACCGGATGATCGACGTGAACGTACGCGGTCTGCTGCACGGGATCGCCGCCGCCCTGCCGGTGTTCACCGCCCAGGGCTCGGGGCACTTCGTGACGGTCGCCAGCACCGGAGCCCACGAGGTGGTGCCGACCGGCGCGGTGTACTGCGCCACGAAGTACGCCGCCTGGGCCCTCACCGAAGGGCTGCGCCTGGAGTGCGACCCCTCGGTACGGGTCACGACCGTCTCGCCCGGAGTGGTCACCTCCGAACTCGCCGACTCCATCACCGACGAGTACACGGCACAGGTGATGCGCGAGTACCGCGCGCACGCCATCCCCCCGGAAGCCGTCGCCGGGGCCGTGTCGTACGCGCTCGCCCAGCCCGCGGACGTCGACGTGAACGAGATCGTCGTACGGCCGGTCCGGCAGCGCTGA
- a CDS encoding zinc ribbon domain-containing protein: MSGTTAPYAAPAAWDNTGRVAAVTGAARGIVMEAGGPGGAACGGWCAGAC; this comes from the coding sequence ATGAGCGGCACCACCGCCCCGTACGCCGCCCCGGCCGCCTGGGACAACACCGGACGCGTCGCCGCCGTCACCGGAGCCGCCCGCGGCATCGTGATGGAGGCCGGCGGCCCTGGTGGCGCGGCGTGCGGCGGGTGGTGCGCGGGCGCGTGCTGA
- a CDS encoding glycoside hydrolase family 2 protein, with product MSALPDERAHRSPSDASVPRPEYPRPSFVRQDWLNLNGSWQFARDPGDSGLERGLLHAEFPERITVPFCPESELSGIGDTDFLHAVWYRRTVRIPDEWAGRRPVLHFGAVDHDATVWVDGTEVARHSGGFTSFSADLGSVVRAGDEAVIVVRARDAAHGPQARGKQSPEYANHSCLYTRTTGIWQTVWLEPLAETHLRRPRITPDLASGSFHLELPLSGNRAGHRVRARLADASGTLAVAAADAHLDLAPRLVLNVPEEHRRPWSPEDPHLYELLLEVVDGGGTVVDSATCTAGLRSVALDGKRLLLNGRPVFQRLVLDQGWYPDGLMTAPDDAALVRDIELSLAAGFNGARLHQKVFEERFLHHADRLGYLVWGEFGDWGCNTGPVGPDNQQPTSGYVAQWLEAVERDYSHPSIVGWCPLNETRQLLHDRPTALDDVTRAMFLATKAADTSRPVLDTSGYSHRVPETDVYDSHCYEQDPEAFRRIMAGLSKDRPFVNPEDEQPDAAWSVPYAGQPYFCSEFGGIWWNPEDAEAAGVDRDTSWGYGERPRDEEDFHRRFEGLTGVLLEDPDMFGYCYTQLTDVFQEQNGIYRFDRSEKLDVARVRAAQRRRAAYETDGPGAGGGQDGPADGAGT from the coding sequence ATGTCCGCACTGCCTGATGAGCGTGCCCACCGCAGCCCGTCCGACGCGTCCGTACCGCGCCCCGAATACCCCCGCCCCAGCTTCGTACGCCAGGACTGGCTGAACCTCAACGGTTCCTGGCAGTTCGCCCGCGACCCCGGTGACAGCGGCCTCGAACGAGGCCTGCTGCACGCCGAGTTCCCGGAGCGCATCACCGTCCCGTTCTGCCCCGAGTCGGAGCTGTCCGGCATCGGTGACACCGACTTCCTGCACGCCGTCTGGTACCGGCGCACGGTCCGGATACCCGACGAGTGGGCAGGCCGGCGCCCCGTCCTCCATTTCGGCGCCGTGGACCACGACGCGACCGTGTGGGTCGACGGCACCGAAGTGGCCCGGCACAGCGGCGGGTTCACGTCCTTCAGCGCCGACCTGGGCAGTGTCGTACGGGCCGGCGACGAGGCCGTGATCGTCGTACGCGCGCGGGACGCGGCGCACGGCCCGCAGGCGCGCGGCAAGCAGTCCCCGGAGTACGCGAACCACAGCTGCCTCTACACCCGTACGACCGGCATCTGGCAGACCGTATGGCTGGAGCCCCTGGCCGAAACCCATCTGCGCCGGCCGCGCATCACGCCCGATCTCGCCTCGGGCAGCTTCCATCTGGAGCTGCCGCTGTCCGGCAACCGGGCCGGCCACCGCGTACGCGCCCGGCTCGCCGACGCGTCGGGCACCCTCGCCGTGGCCGCAGCCGACGCCCATCTCGACCTCGCGCCGCGTCTTGTGCTGAACGTTCCGGAGGAGCACCGCCGCCCCTGGTCGCCCGAGGACCCGCACCTGTACGAGCTGCTGCTGGAAGTCGTGGACGGCGGCGGCACGGTGGTGGACAGCGCGACGTGCACCGCGGGGCTGCGTTCCGTCGCGCTCGACGGCAAGCGGCTGCTGCTCAACGGCAGGCCGGTGTTCCAGCGGCTGGTGCTGGACCAGGGCTGGTACCCGGACGGCCTGATGACGGCGCCCGACGACGCGGCGCTCGTACGGGACATCGAGCTGTCGCTCGCCGCGGGCTTCAACGGGGCGCGCCTGCACCAGAAGGTGTTCGAGGAGCGCTTCCTGCACCACGCGGACCGGCTCGGCTATCTCGTCTGGGGCGAGTTCGGGGACTGGGGCTGCAACACGGGCCCGGTGGGGCCCGACAACCAGCAGCCGACGAGCGGTTACGTCGCCCAGTGGCTGGAAGCGGTCGAACGCGACTACTCCCACCCGTCGATCGTCGGCTGGTGCCCGCTCAACGAGACCCGCCAACTGCTCCACGACCGGCCCACCGCGCTGGACGACGTGACCCGAGCGATGTTCCTCGCCACCAAGGCCGCCGACACCTCGCGCCCCGTCCTCGACACCTCCGGCTACTCCCATCGCGTACCGGAGACCGACGTCTACGACTCGCACTGCTACGAGCAGGACCCGGAGGCGTTCCGGCGGATCATGGCCGGGCTCTCGAAGGACCGCCCGTTCGTCAACCCGGAGGACGAGCAGCCGGACGCGGCGTGGTCCGTGCCGTACGCCGGACAGCCGTACTTCTGCAGCGAGTTCGGCGGCATCTGGTGGAACCCGGAGGACGCGGAGGCCGCGGGGGTGGACCGCGACACGTCCTGGGGCTACGGCGAACGGCCGCGCGACGAGGAGGATTTCCATCGGCGGTTCGAGGGCCTGACGGGCGTACTCCTCGAGGACCCCGACATGTTCGGCTACTGCTACACGCAGCTGACCGACGTGTTCCAGGAGCAGAACGGCATCTACCGCTTCGACCGCTCCGAGAAGCTCGACGTGGCGCGCGTACGGGCCGCCCAGCGGCGGAGAGCGGCGTACGAGACGGACGGCCCGGGCGCCGGCGGCGGGCAGGACGGTCCCGCGGACGGAGCGGGCACGTGA
- a CDS encoding extracellular solute-binding protein — protein MTPPPALPRRRLLRGALYGAAAAAAAPALSACGSVVGSSAVTGGLQFWNLFAGTDGGLMKKMLTQVERRVPELRATSTVLEWGASYYTKLAMSSAGGRPPDLAVMHVSRLAGYAPGGLLDPWDMDTLAEFGIRAEDLNPDALKRGHYDGRPYALPLDTHPLVVYFDREAMDKAGLLDGDGRLVPFDSPEDYLDAAQQLRAVKGKMGPVYGHVRDPAANWRLFWTLFAQTGAEFDISRKPARIDRAAAVRVVRLMHRMMSPECGSMDGASAIGAFANGSSPMIFTGEWDITAFREVEGLDLGASPFPTLLGRPAAWADSHTFVLPHRDDPDPERRRDAHRLVAELFKASFTWAEAGHIPGYLPVVRSRAYGKLSPQSDYAKSAETPALDPPAWFFGAGTDVQSQMSQALQSALGGGTSADETVDRMTDAVEFSLGKPNPA, from the coding sequence GTGACGCCGCCGCCCGCACTCCCCCGCCGGCGCCTGCTCCGCGGCGCACTGTACGGGGCGGCGGCCGCGGCCGCCGCCCCGGCCCTCAGCGCGTGCGGGTCGGTGGTGGGTTCCTCGGCCGTGACGGGCGGCCTGCAGTTCTGGAACCTGTTCGCGGGCACCGATGGCGGCCTGATGAAGAAGATGCTGACGCAGGTCGAACGGCGGGTGCCGGAGCTGCGGGCCACCAGCACCGTGCTCGAGTGGGGCGCCTCGTACTACACGAAGCTCGCCATGTCGTCTGCCGGCGGCCGGCCGCCGGACCTGGCGGTCATGCACGTGTCCCGGCTCGCGGGCTACGCGCCCGGCGGCCTGCTCGATCCCTGGGACATGGACACGCTCGCCGAGTTCGGCATCCGTGCCGAGGACCTCAACCCGGACGCGCTGAAACGCGGCCACTACGACGGCAGGCCGTACGCGCTCCCGCTCGACACGCACCCGCTGGTGGTCTACTTCGACCGGGAGGCGATGGACAAGGCGGGGCTGCTGGACGGCGACGGGCGGCTCGTACCGTTCGACTCCCCGGAGGACTATCTCGACGCCGCACAGCAACTCCGCGCCGTCAAGGGGAAGATGGGCCCCGTCTACGGTCATGTCCGGGACCCGGCCGCGAACTGGCGGCTGTTCTGGACGCTGTTCGCACAGACCGGCGCCGAGTTCGACATCAGCCGCAAGCCCGCCCGTATCGACCGCGCCGCCGCTGTCAGAGTCGTACGGCTCATGCACCGGATGATGTCGCCGGAGTGCGGATCCATGGACGGCGCGTCGGCGATCGGGGCGTTCGCCAACGGCAGTTCGCCCATGATCTTCACTGGCGAGTGGGACATCACCGCCTTCCGCGAGGTCGAAGGGCTGGATCTGGGCGCCTCCCCGTTCCCCACACTCCTCGGCAGGCCCGCGGCCTGGGCGGACAGCCACACGTTCGTTCTGCCGCACCGCGACGACCCCGACCCGGAGCGGCGCCGGGACGCGCACCGGCTGGTCGCGGAGCTGTTCAAGGCGAGCTTCACGTGGGCGGAGGCCGGGCACATCCCCGGCTATCTGCCCGTGGTCCGCTCCCGCGCGTACGGGAAGCTGTCGCCGCAGTCGGACTACGCGAAGTCCGCGGAGACGCCGGCGCTGGACCCGCCGGCCTGGTTCTTCGGTGCCGGTACGGACGTGCAGTCGCAGATGTCGCAGGCGTTGCAGAGCGCGCTCGGCGGAGGCACCTCGGCGGACGAGACGGTCGACAGGATGACCGACGCTGTCGAGTTCTCCCTCGGCAAGCCGAACCCGGCCTGA